One window of the Halobacillus litoralis genome contains the following:
- a CDS encoding efflux RND transporter permease subunit produces the protein MADYLPEDSPSMNAMDLMKEEFDEPVENARVMIKDVSITEALTYKEELEAIEGVSGVTWLDDVVDLKVPLEVGSKDTIETYYQNDSALFSLNIEEGYEVEATDQIYKLIGEENAIAGEAVNTATSQKMAGSESMYAGALLVPIIILILVLSTNSWMEPVFFLTAIGVSVLINLGTNIFIGEISFVTQSVAPILQLAVSLDYAIFLLHSFSDYRKRVSEPREAMKLAMKRSFPAIVASASTTFFGFTALTFMDFGIGADLGLNLLKGILLSFISVMVFLPALTLMFYHWIDRTQHRSFVPDFNKIGKRVMKFRIPSLILVLLIIVPAFLAQSQTSFIYGTGEHPENTRAGQDVTAIQEEFGKNMPMVLLVPEGDRAKEEEMVQDLENLPHVSSVLSYVNMVSSAVPPDYLEESMTESFYSDDYARITLYTETDAEGEKAFSLIEQVHETADSYYDETHLLGESVTLYDMKNIVQDDNKLVNWLTIITVTLVLLITFRSITIPLVLLLTIQASVWVNLAFPYFMDTPLVYVGYLLISTIQLAATVDYAILFTENYKHLRQEMPALQAIRKTIDDKIFAIFVSASILSSVGFILWITSSNPIVSSIGLLLGRGALLAFLMVVFVLPALLVVLDWVIEKTTFKANFFKGK, from the coding sequence ATGGCGGATTATCTCCCGGAAGATTCTCCATCGATGAATGCGATGGACTTGATGAAAGAAGAGTTTGACGAGCCGGTGGAGAATGCACGAGTAATGATCAAAGATGTGTCGATAACTGAGGCGCTGACCTATAAAGAAGAACTGGAAGCTATCGAGGGGGTAAGCGGGGTTACATGGCTGGATGATGTAGTGGATTTGAAAGTTCCTCTCGAAGTAGGCAGCAAGGATACCATAGAGACTTATTATCAAAATGATTCTGCTTTATTCTCTTTGAACATTGAAGAAGGATATGAAGTGGAGGCGACCGATCAAATTTATAAACTGATCGGAGAAGAGAATGCGATTGCAGGTGAAGCAGTCAACACGGCTACTTCGCAAAAAATGGCTGGCAGCGAGTCGATGTATGCAGGAGCTTTACTCGTTCCGATTATTATTTTGATTTTGGTTTTATCGACGAATTCCTGGATGGAACCGGTCTTCTTTTTGACAGCGATCGGTGTTTCTGTCCTGATCAATCTAGGGACCAACATCTTTATTGGTGAGATATCTTTCGTGACCCAGTCCGTGGCTCCGATTCTGCAACTAGCGGTGTCATTGGACTATGCGATTTTCCTGCTTCATAGTTTTTCGGATTATCGGAAGAGAGTGTCAGAGCCCAGGGAAGCTATGAAGCTTGCGATGAAACGATCCTTTCCAGCAATCGTTGCCAGTGCTTCCACAACATTTTTCGGCTTTACTGCACTGACCTTTATGGATTTCGGAATCGGCGCTGACTTAGGGCTCAATCTGCTAAAAGGAATTCTGCTGAGTTTCATCAGTGTGATGGTCTTTTTACCTGCTTTGACATTGATGTTCTATCACTGGATCGATCGTACTCAGCATCGGTCGTTCGTTCCGGACTTTAACAAAATCGGTAAGCGTGTTATGAAATTCAGAATTCCAAGTTTGATCCTTGTATTATTGATTATCGTCCCGGCATTTTTAGCTCAAAGCCAGACCTCATTCATATACGGAACCGGAGAACATCCGGAGAACACCCGTGCCGGCCAAGATGTGACGGCCATTCAGGAAGAGTTTGGAAAAAACATGCCGATGGTGCTGCTTGTACCAGAAGGAGACAGGGCCAAAGAGGAAGAAATGGTTCAGGATTTAGAAAACCTTCCTCATGTTTCAAGTGTGCTTTCTTACGTGAACATGGTCAGTTCGGCGGTCCCGCCGGATTATTTGGAGGAATCGATGACAGAATCTTTTTATTCTGATGACTATGCACGGATCACACTTTATACGGAAACAGATGCAGAAGGGGAAAAAGCCTTTTCCTTGATCGAACAGGTCCATGAAACTGCGGATTCCTATTATGATGAGACACATCTATTAGGGGAGAGCGTAACTTTGTACGATATGAAAAACATCGTCCAGGATGACAACAAATTAGTCAATTGGTTGACCATCATTACCGTTACCCTCGTGCTTTTGATTACGTTCCGTTCAATCACCATTCCGCTTGTACTGTTATTGACAATACAGGCATCCGTTTGGGTCAACTTAGCCTTCCCATATTTTATGGATACGCCGCTCGTGTATGTCGGCTACCTGCTCATCAGCACAATTCAACTGGCCGCGACTGTGGATTATGCCATCTTGTTCACGGAAAATTACAAGCATCTACGCCAAGAAATGCCAGCTTTACAGGCTATCAGGAAAACAATCGATGATAAGATTTTTGCGATATTCGTATCAGCGTCCATCTTATCAAGTGTCGGATTCATCCTATGGATCACATCATCCAACCCGATTGTGTCATCGATAGGCTTACTGCTTGGCCGGGGCGCGTTACTGGCCTTCCTCATGGTCGTATTCGTCCTGCCGGCTTTATTAGTAGTATTGGACTGGGTAATTGAAAAGACAACATTTAAAGCAAACTTTTTTAAGGGGAAATGA
- a CDS encoding TetR/AcrR family transcriptional regulator, with protein sequence MTAKLDRRKKYTRKVLQESLVTLLSKKTISEITVKEVCEIADINRSTFYTHYSDHYDLLSKIEKEITEDMDRYLHSYSYEREEESIQMTEKILEYVTENKLMFQTLLNKDSVPTFEKRMMELTRRFMMDNGMKNQHLNKKESEYLSTFVISGAIHVIKDWIDNDMDQSPAEMAVMINHFINYGFSHSE encoded by the coding sequence ATGACCGCTAAATTGGATCGAAGAAAAAAATACACCCGCAAAGTACTGCAGGAAAGCCTGGTTACCTTACTATCCAAAAAAACGATTTCGGAAATCACTGTCAAAGAAGTATGCGAAATCGCAGACATTAACCGTTCGACCTTTTACACCCATTACTCTGATCATTACGACTTACTCAGTAAAATCGAAAAAGAAATCACAGAGGACATGGATCGATATCTGCATAGCTATAGCTATGAACGGGAAGAAGAATCCATACAGATGACTGAGAAAATCTTAGAGTATGTAACAGAAAATAAGCTTATGTTCCAAACCTTGTTGAACAAGGACTCTGTCCCTACTTTTGAAAAACGCATGATGGAATTGACCCGGCGATTCATGATGGACAACGGGATGAAGAATCAACACTTAAACAAAAAAGAATCAGAGTATTTAAGTACTTTTGTAATCAGTGGAGCCATCCATGTCATCAAGGACTGGATCGATAATGATATGGATCAGTCGCCTGCTGAGATGGCTGTGATGATCAATCACTTCATTAATTATGGTTTTTCCCATTCAGAATAA
- a CDS encoding LytR/AlgR family response regulator transcription factor has product MDVFICEDDLQQKKRITQYIENYIMMENLDMKVAISTDDPDEIINYLEENRVNGLYFLDVDLQHEKTGIVLGAEIRKHDSRGSIVFVTSHSELTYLTFLYKVEAMDYIIKDDFTDLQQRVIACIETANERHLATSTESSQRFQIKSGDKVISEEYKEILFFETSSKLHKIIMHTDSRQVEFYGKLKEVESLDDRFYRCHNSFVVNKDNIQSIDKKSREITMVNGESCFASSRYMKGLNKELG; this is encoded by the coding sequence ATCGATGTTTTTATATGTGAAGATGATTTACAACAAAAAAAACGGATCACCCAATATATCGAGAACTATATTATGATGGAGAATTTGGATATGAAAGTGGCCATTTCAACGGATGACCCTGATGAAATTATAAATTACTTGGAAGAAAACCGCGTGAACGGCCTTTACTTCCTGGATGTTGACCTTCAACATGAGAAAACGGGAATCGTGCTTGGAGCAGAAATAAGGAAGCATGATTCACGAGGGTCGATTGTGTTTGTGACTTCTCATTCTGAGCTGACTTACTTAACCTTTCTGTACAAAGTTGAAGCTATGGATTATATCATTAAGGATGATTTTACAGATTTGCAACAAAGAGTGATTGCCTGTATCGAAACCGCTAATGAGAGGCATCTGGCAACATCCACAGAATCCAGCCAGCGATTCCAAATAAAAAGTGGAGATAAGGTAATCAGTGAAGAATATAAGGAAATTCTATTTTTTGAAACCTCATCGAAACTACATAAGATCATTATGCATACAGATTCTCGTCAGGTTGAGTTTTATGGAAAACTCAAAGAAGTAGAGAGTCTGGATGATCGTTTTTATCGTTGTCACAATTCATTCGTAGTGAATAAGGATAATATTCAATCCATAGATAAGAAAAGCCGTGAAATAACAATGGTGAATGGGGAATCCTGCTTTGCTTCCAGCAGGTACATGAAAGGCTTGAATAAAGAATTAGGTTGA